TATAGCGTGCAAATCGCACCTGCTCACGTATTTTGGAAGAATCAAATTCTAGTAATTTCTTGCCATCAAATACTCCACGTTTGAAGTAAAATTCTGTCTGTTCCTGATTTTCATCAAAAACACCGTATGACAAGAAATTAGTATATTTACCTATTTTGAAATAATCACTGTATGCTTTAGCCACAGCGATAATATCATTATAATACACCTCATTGACAAACTCTTCCACCTGTTTTAATAACTTCTTATACTGCCGTATTGCACTTCTGGTTGGGACCTGAGTAACACCACCAGGTACCAAGCCAACCATATGTGGTGTCCTTCCGCCAAAAATGCCGATCATCTGTTGTGCTTTTAAACGGACATCCAGAGCTTCAAGATAGTGCGCAATTGCAGCAATATTTAGGTCCTGATCCTTAATGTAAAAATCACCCTCATATCGAGGCAAAAATGGAGCAACTGCAGTAATCGCATCCTGCCTGTTCTTTTTTACCTCAAGCTCATTCTTTGCCCAATCACGGACTGCCAAAAGCTTCTTATCGCTGCCATTATACTTTAATATTGATGTGATATCAACATAATCAAGCGCACAAAGATGATAGAAATGCAAAATATGTGACTGCAGATAATCAGCAGTTAAAATTAAATTCCTAAGCAATCTACCATTATTATTTGCCTTAATGCCAAAGGCAGAATCAAGACATTTGCTTGATGCAATGCCATGAGGTGCTGGGCATACACCACAGATTCGCTGGGTTATCTGATTTGCATCAACAGGATTTCTCCCTTTAAGAATCATTTCATATCCTCGGAACATGTCGCCTTTGCTTTTTGCATCGACAACTTTTCCGTTCTGTACATCTACTTCAATAGATAGATGTCCTTCTATTCTGGTAATGGGATCCAATAATACCTTAGCCATTGATGACACCTCCATTCTTAAGTTTTACTACAGTGCTGGCAATCTCAGGATGCAGCTCTTTCAAATCTTGATTGCTGGCAACAAGATGTTTATAAATACCTCTGTTACCATAATCTGGGAATGGAGGCTCTGTACATCCAATACATCCTGAACCACAGTTAGTACAGGTATTAACCCCGCCAACCCATTTACGGGTGGGGATATCACATCCTGTATCCATACCTAAGCATCCTAAAAGATACAGACACCCTTCTTCACCCCAGTGTTTTGCAAACCGGCCACGTTTATAATCAGGCAGCCGTTCGCATTTTTCATGAACTGTGGTACCAAAATACATAAGCGGACGATTGTATTCGTCAAGCTCCGGCATGCCTTTGAGTAGAACATGCAACAGAGTGCCTACCATCCAGTCAGGATGAGGTGGGCATCCCGGAATATTTATTACCTTCTTGTCAGGGAACATCTTCTGCAATGATATTGCTCCAGTAGGATTATCGCCTGTTGCTCTTAATTTTGCAGCAGGAATACCCCCAAATGCAGAACAAGAACCAACTGCTACCAATGCTATCGCATTTTTACCCAATTTTTCAATCCATTCCCTAGCACCAATTAATCTTCCATCCATTTCGCCTATGGTGCAATATTCATCGGATTTAGTGGGGATAGAACCTTCTACTATTAATACAAAATCTTTACGGTTTGTCTTCACTGCATTTTCAAGCACCTGTACGGCTGCATGACCTGTTCCACCGCATAACGTCTGATGGTAATTCAAGCTAATATATTCGGTGATAACAGTTGCAATATCAGGCTCCAGCTTGTTTAAAAGCGAAACCGAACACCCAGAACAGGATTGCGCCTGTATCCAGATAACATTGGTACGCTCAGAAGCTTTCTGTAATGCTTTTTTACAACCTTGAATCAGTACACTGGGAAATGCTACAGCAGCAGTAGTAGCTCCCATTATTTTTAAAAATTCTCTTCTGTTTAGCGACATGTAACAACCTCCTAATGTATCAGGTTAATAAGCAGTAACACTATCAAGAATCAACTCCACAACTTTTGGAATTGATCCTTCTACCGAAGGGCTGAGAGAAGTATCCAGTGACCATATATCCTCTGGAACAATACCAATTACTTCAACTTCTGGACGTGCTCCTTTCAATTGCAGAACCCTCAGTACTTCGGCAATACCCATTTCATGCAATGAAACCTGGGGCGACTGTGCCTTGAGATGATTTCCACTGAATCTATATATACTGCCAGGTTTATCTTGAACCCTTAATGCATCAATAATAACCAGTTTATCATACCCCAACATATACTGAATAAGATTAAATCCGGCAGTCCCACCATCAAGCAATTTTACACTTGCAGGAAGGGGTACGTTATGCTGTTGCATGTACTGTACTACATGCACTCCAACACCATCATCTTTCTGAAACATATTGCCTATACCAAGTATTAATGTCTTTTTACCACGTTTCATTGCAATGTCTTTGATGGCACCATTGTTTAATTCTTAGCTATGTGACACTCGTTGCACAACACAGGCCCTTTCTTTGACTGGGCATGGCAATTAATGCACAGGTTGTGAATAGTGTCCTCCCCTTTAGCACCTTTGTGGCACGCTGCACACTGTTTTATTCTGTCATCATTACCTGTTTTGTGGTGACATACAACGCATTTAATACCAGCATCTTCATGTTTTTTATGTGGCATTGCAACAGGGTCCATTGCATTCATTGTTGCACCAATACCAGCCAGTTTGTCCTTATCCGTAATAAATTTATTCACATCCGTTACTGTGACAACATCAGTTGGGCTTGGATTAATATTAGTTGTCCCTTCAGAGCAACCAATAATTACTGCAATGGATAGCATACCTAAACAAAACACTAACAACCTGATTTTACTCACATTTTACCTCCTTTGTTGTATAAAAGTATTGAGTAAATATTTTTAAAATAAATTATAGAAATTAGGCAAACAAACCATTAAAAGAATAGAATTTATGAACATAGGTTTTAAGTCAATCACTTATTGAAATGGAATTCATAGCATAAAACCATACTGCGTGCATAAAAATGGAATAATAAAAAACGCACTGTGTAAAATGCTTGGATTGTTATTCTATAACAGAACTAAAATATTGTCAACAATATTTTAGCATTATATAAAATGCTTTATAATCTTTTCTTGTTTCTTTATCGCTTTGCATTGAATGCTATGGAGATGATGTGCTACAATGTTTTGTATGACAACCCATTATCACATACAGGTCAAAGGTATTGTTCAGGGCGTGGGATTTAGGCCTTTTGTATACAACATTGCAGTTTCACATAACCTGTGTGGCAGTGTATCTAATAATACAGAAGGAGTGACAATCCACCTGGAGGGACCCGAATCAGAAATTCAAAAATGTATAGAAATTATCCGTACTAATCCACCTCCACTGGCACAGATAATCGATATACACATTGAAAAACTACCACCTGATGGGTTCACGCATTTTTCCATACTTGAAAGCACCACTACCACAACCAGGGATGTTTTTATTCCACCGGATGTTGCAATTTGCCCGGAATGTCTCAGTGATTTTTTTGATATGGGCAACCGGCGATACCACTATCCCTTTACTACCTGTACTCATTGTGGACCACGATTCAGCATTATTCAAGACATACCCTATGATAGAGAAAACACCGCAATGAATCCGTTTATTATGTGCAGTGAGTGTCAACGGGAATACACAAATCCACGCGACCGTCGTTTCCACACACAGCCCAATGCCTGTGCCACATGTGGCCCTCATATAGTGCTGTGCGATAGCTCCGGCAACATACTCCAAACACAATTTGATGATATCATCATCCACCTGCAAAAAATTTTGCGCACCCACATTGTTGCACTGAAAAGCGTTGGGGGGTATCATTTAGCCTGTGATGCAACCAATGATGAATGTGTAAAACTTTTACGCCAGCGAAAACAAAGACCTTTCAAGCCATTTGCTATTATGGTATCATCACTTGAATTTCTTGAAACATTTTGTACCGTCACCAATAAAGAAAAAGAACTGCTACAAAGCAAAGAGCGCCCCATCGTTTTAGTACAATTGCAAAAGAACATCATAAGTCCATATGTTGCTCCAGGCCTTTCGTACATTGGGGTGATGCTTCCGTATACGCCATTTCAGTATATGCTCTTTCACAATAACACCCAAAGCATATATGTAATGACCAGTGCAAATATATCAGACGAGCCTATTATATACAAAGATGATGATGCATTTGAGCGACTACACAGTATAGCAGATTACTTTGTTACTTACAATCGCGAGATACTATCACACACTGATGATTCTGTCATGTACGTGGTAGATGAAAAACCTTACTTTGTGCGCCGTTCACGGGGGTTTGTGCCAGCACCACTTTTTATCAAACAAACACCTGTTCATATTCTTGCAACTGGTGGTGATTTAAAAAACAGCTTTGCATTGGCTCGCAACAACGTTACAGTTGTTAGTCAGTACTTAGGAGATTTGTCTACTCCATGGGGCAATGAGTTATACAAAAAAACTATCGCCCATTATTGTAAAATCTTTGATTTTGAACCTCAAAGTATAGTCCACGATTTGCATCCCAATTACTTTACCACAATGTATGCACATGAATACAAAGAGCGCGGGATGCTGACCGTTGGAGTACAGCACCATCATGCTCACATAGCATCTGTATGCGAAGAACACAAGCTGTATGAACCTGTCATTGGAATTGCCTTTGATGGGACAGGATACGGTACTGACCACACATTGTGGGGAAGCGAATTTTTAATAGCAGACACAACATCCTTTACACGCGCAGCACACTTTGATTACTTTGGGCTTCCTGGTGGAGAAAACGCAATAAAAGACCCTTGGAAAATAGGCCTGTCATTGCTTATGTCAGGAACTATTGATGACAAAAATTTTTTTACTGAAAAAAAGGAAAAAGATTTTGTAAAGGAGATAATTTACAAAAACATCAACTGTCCACTAACCTGTAGCATTGGAAGGTTATTTGACGGTGTTGCTGCTATTTTAGGTATTGCACATCACATCAGCACCGAAGCCCAAGCCGCAATGCTTTTAGAAGAATATGCATTACACGCACTGAATGACACCACAACATTTACTGTCCCCATAAAAGAAGACGCTTCACTTGTTATAGACACTTCGTATATCATCAGAGAAATTATCACAATGTATGAAGCTAACATTCCTGTTACTGCTATAGCCATGCGCTTTCACCGGGCAATAGCCGATGTAACTATCGCCACTGCACTAAAGCTTAAGGACCTTTACAACATCAACAAAATAGTGCTTTCGGGGGGTGTGTTCCATAACAGGATATTACTACACCTCATTTCAACAGGCTTACAAAAAAAATCATTTGACGTATATATACCTCAAAAACTACCGTGCAATGATGGCGGTATTGCACTTGGCCAGATTGCTATAGGAAGGGATACCTATGGACATTAAAAAAGAAGCATCGTTATTATCGCACTTTAAAATTGAAAAGCCTGTTGCCATAATGGAAGTATGCGGCACACATACTACTGAATTTTTTCGCACTGGCGTTAAGGATATATTCCCTGCTAACCTGCGCCTAATTGACGGACCTGGCTGCCCTGTCTGTGTTACTTCAAACGAATATCTTGACACAGCCATTGCCATTGGCTGGCAGCATAACTGTGTTATCACTACCTTTGGTGATATGATGAAGGTACCCTCATCATATAGTTCACTGGCAAAAGAAAAATCTAAAGGGCTGCAGGTTGAAGTTGTATACTCACCAATGGATGCTGTATATCTTGCAGAGCAACACCCAGACAAAAAAATTATTTTTTTGAGCATTGGTTTTGAAACCACCGCACCAGCTATAGCAGCTTGTGTACTTGAAGCAAAAAAGAAAAATTTAAAGAATTTTTACATTTTACCCGGAAACAAGCTTACAGTGCCTGCTGTGAAGGTGTTGCTTGATTCAGGCGAGGTCAACATAGATGGCTTTATTTTGCCAGGACATGTGAGTGCAATCATTGGCAAAAAAGCATGGGATTTCATTGCCACTGATTATGGCAAGCCAGCGGTTGTTGCCGGCTTTGAAGACTTTGACCTTATACGCGGAACGTTGATGCTTCTTGGTCTTATTAAAGAAAATACCCCCAAAGTGCTGAACGAATATCCCCGTGTGGTACGTGATAATGGTAACCCCAAAGCTCTTGAAATATTATACAGTGTGTTTACAAAAGGTAATGCCCACTGGCGAGGTATAGGAGTAATACCTGAAAGCGGCCTTGACCTTAAAGATGAATTTGCTGATTTTGATGCAGGTAAACAATTGAAAGCTGAAGTTCCCTCACCCAAAGAACATCCGGGGTGCCGTTGCGGAGAACTTTTGCGTGGAGTCATTATACCTACAGATTGCCCACTATTTGGCAAGGCATGTACTCCGGAACACGCCGTGGGACCATGCATGGTTTCCTCTGAGGGACCATGTTCAGCATACTATAAATACGGGAGAAAGTGAATGGAAATAATTGTTCCTGCTCATGGCAGTGGCGGAAAGCCAATGAATGACCTCATTACCAATCTAATAAAATCAATCCTTGGGAATGA
Above is a genomic segment from Spirochaetota bacterium containing:
- a CDS encoding hydrogenase small subunit, with protein sequence MSLNRREFLKIMGATTAAVAFPSVLIQGCKKALQKASERTNVIWIQAQSCSGCSVSLLNKLEPDIATVITEYISLNYHQTLCGGTGHAAVQVLENAVKTNRKDFVLIVEGSIPTKSDEYCTIGEMDGRLIGAREWIEKLGKNAIALVAVGSCSAFGGIPAAKLRATGDNPTGAISLQKMFPDKKVINIPGCPPHPDWMVGTLLHVLLKGMPELDEYNRPLMYFGTTVHEKCERLPDYKRGRFAKHWGEEGCLYLLGCLGMDTGCDIPTRKWVGGVNTCTNCGSGCIGCTEPPFPDYGNRGIYKHLVASNQDLKELHPEIASTVVKLKNGGVING
- the hypD gene encoding hydrogenase formation protein HypD; translation: MDIKKEASLLSHFKIEKPVAIMEVCGTHTTEFFRTGVKDIFPANLRLIDGPGCPVCVTSNEYLDTAIAIGWQHNCVITTFGDMMKVPSSYSSLAKEKSKGLQVEVVYSPMDAVYLAEQHPDKKIIFLSIGFETTAPAIAACVLEAKKKNLKNFYILPGNKLTVPAVKVLLDSGEVNIDGFILPGHVSAIIGKKAWDFIATDYGKPAVVAGFEDFDLIRGTLMLLGLIKENTPKVLNEYPRVVRDNGNPKALEILYSVFTKGNAHWRGIGVIPESGLDLKDEFADFDAGKQLKAEVPSPKEHPGCRCGELLRGVIIPTDCPLFGKACTPEHAVGPCMVSSEGPCSAYYKYGRK
- a CDS encoding cytochrome c family protein; amino-acid sequence: MSKIRLLVFCLGMLSIAVIIGCSEGTTNINPSPTDVVTVTDVNKFITDKDKLAGIGATMNAMDPVAMPHKKHEDAGIKCVVCHHKTGNDDRIKQCAACHKGAKGEDTIHNLCINCHAQSKKGPVLCNECHIAKN
- the hypF gene encoding carbamoyltransferase HypF, with translation MTTHYHIQVKGIVQGVGFRPFVYNIAVSHNLCGSVSNNTEGVTIHLEGPESEIQKCIEIIRTNPPPLAQIIDIHIEKLPPDGFTHFSILESTTTTTRDVFIPPDVAICPECLSDFFDMGNRRYHYPFTTCTHCGPRFSIIQDIPYDRENTAMNPFIMCSECQREYTNPRDRRFHTQPNACATCGPHIVLCDSSGNILQTQFDDIIIHLQKILRTHIVALKSVGGYHLACDATNDECVKLLRQRKQRPFKPFAIMVSSLEFLETFCTVTNKEKELLQSKERPIVLVQLQKNIISPYVAPGLSYIGVMLPYTPFQYMLFHNNTQSIYVMTSANISDEPIIYKDDDAFERLHSIADYFVTYNREILSHTDDSVMYVVDEKPYFVRRSRGFVPAPLFIKQTPVHILATGGDLKNSFALARNNVTVVSQYLGDLSTPWGNELYKKTIAHYCKIFDFEPQSIVHDLHPNYFTTMYAHEYKERGMLTVGVQHHHAHIASVCEEHKLYEPVIGIAFDGTGYGTDHTLWGSEFLIADTTSFTRAAHFDYFGLPGGENAIKDPWKIGLSLLMSGTIDDKNFFTEKKEKDFVKEIIYKNINCPLTCSIGRLFDGVAAILGIAHHISTEAQAAMLLEEYALHALNDTTTFTVPIKEDASLVIDTSYIIREIITMYEANIPVTAIAMRFHRAIADVTIATALKLKDLYNINKIVLSGGVFHNRILLHLISTGLQKKSFDVYIPQKLPCNDGGIALGQIAIGRDTYGH
- a CDS encoding nickel-dependent hydrogenase large subunit, yielding MAKVLLDPITRIEGHLSIEVDVQNGKVVDAKSKGDMFRGYEMILKGRNPVDANQITQRICGVCPAPHGIASSKCLDSAFGIKANNNGRLLRNLILTADYLQSHILHFYHLCALDYVDITSILKYNGSDKKLLAVRDWAKNELEVKKNRQDAITAVAPFLPRYEGDFYIKDQDLNIAAIAHYLEALDVRLKAQQMIGIFGGRTPHMVGLVPGGVTQVPTRSAIRQYKKLLKQVEEFVNEVYYNDIIAVAKAYSDYFKIGKYTNFLSYGVFDENQEQTEFYFKRGVFDGKKLLEFDSSKIREQVRFARYNSGTNLHPYQGQTNPDPHKPGAYTWLKAPRYDGMPMEVGPLARVAINYLSGHKEIKQEVDALLKVFNADIDAVFSVLGRHAARVIECKLLCQRAYEWLDELEIGAMPRSTYEIPDKGQGEGLTEASRGALGHWIVIEDKKIANYQCVVPTTWFCGPRGDDGKLGPVEQALLGTPIADPKNPIEAARVVRSFDPCIACAVHVVEGDREIGTFKIC
- a CDS encoding HyaD/HybD family hydrogenase maturation endopeptidase codes for the protein MKRGKKTLILGIGNMFQKDDGVGVHVVQYMQQHNVPLPASVKLLDGGTAGFNLIQYMLGYDKLVIIDALRVQDKPGSIYRFSGNHLKAQSPQVSLHEMGIAEVLRVLQLKGARPEVEVIGIVPEDIWSLDTSLSPSVEGSIPKVVELILDSVTAY